From a region of the Mycobacterium intracellulare ATCC 13950 genome:
- a CDS encoding crotonase/enoyl-CoA hydratase family protein, which yields MSDPVRVERNGRVTTVIIDRPGARNAVNGPTAAALYAAFEEFDRDDTASVAVLWGDGGTFCAGADLKAFGTPDANAVHRSGPGPMGPTRMVLSKPVIAAVSGYAVAGGLELAIWCDLRVVEEDAVFGVFCRRWGVPLIDGGTVRLPRLIGHSRAMDMILTGRAVAADEAQAIGLANRVVPKGQSRRAAEELAAQLSALPQQCLRSDRLSALHQWGATESEALDFEFASISRVAAEANEGAGRFAAGAGRHGAAAD from the coding sequence ATGAGCGATCCGGTGCGCGTCGAGCGCAACGGCCGGGTGACCACCGTGATCATCGACCGGCCGGGGGCGCGCAACGCGGTCAACGGCCCGACGGCCGCCGCGCTCTATGCGGCGTTCGAGGAGTTCGACCGCGACGACACCGCGTCGGTCGCCGTGCTGTGGGGCGACGGCGGGACATTCTGTGCCGGAGCCGATTTGAAGGCGTTCGGCACACCCGACGCCAACGCCGTGCACCGGAGTGGCCCGGGCCCGATGGGCCCGACGCGGATGGTGCTGTCCAAGCCCGTCATCGCCGCGGTCAGCGGCTACGCCGTCGCCGGCGGCCTCGAGTTGGCCATCTGGTGTGATCTGCGGGTGGTCGAGGAGGACGCCGTGTTCGGGGTGTTCTGCCGGCGCTGGGGTGTTCCCCTGATCGACGGGGGCACGGTGCGGCTGCCGCGCCTGATCGGCCACAGCCGCGCGATGGACATGATCCTCACCGGCCGCGCCGTGGCCGCCGACGAAGCCCAGGCCATCGGGCTGGCGAACCGGGTGGTCCCCAAGGGCCAATCGCGCCGGGCCGCAGAGGAATTGGCGGCACAACTGTCGGCGCTGCCGCAGCAGTGCCTGCGCTCGGACCGGCTCTCGGCGCTACACCAATGGGGGGCAACGGAATCCGAGGCGCTCGACTTCGAATTCGCCAGCATCTCCCGGGTCGCCGCCGAGGCGAACGAAGGGGCCGGGCGGTTCGCCGCCGGCGCGGGGCGTCACGGCGCGGCCGCCGATTGA
- a CDS encoding PaaX family transcriptional regulator C-terminal domain-containing protein gives MPDMTARSVVLSVLLGAHPARARASELVRLTSDFGIKESTLRVALTRMVGAGDLVRNADGYQLSERLLARQRRQDDAIDPRVRPWRGEWVTLVVTSVGDDARTRAALRTAMHDKRFGELREGVWMRPDNIDAELGPDVTARVRVLRARDGDPAELAAQLWDLPAWAQAGHRLLDDMAAAPDIPGRFVVAAATVRHLLTDPVLPDELLPADWPGGRLRAAYHDFAAELLRRREPLCAEAR, from the coding sequence ATGCCGGACATGACGGCGCGGTCGGTGGTGCTGAGCGTGCTGCTCGGCGCCCACCCGGCGCGCGCCCGCGCCAGCGAACTGGTCAGGCTCACTTCCGATTTCGGCATCAAGGAGTCGACGCTGCGAGTGGCGCTGACCCGGATGGTCGGCGCGGGCGACCTGGTCCGCAACGCCGACGGCTACCAACTCTCGGAGCGCCTGCTCGCCCGCCAGCGGCGCCAGGACGATGCCATCGACCCGCGCGTGCGTCCTTGGCGCGGGGAGTGGGTCACCCTGGTCGTGACCAGCGTGGGGGACGACGCACGCACCCGGGCCGCGCTGCGAACCGCCATGCACGACAAGCGTTTTGGTGAGCTGCGCGAGGGGGTGTGGATGCGCCCCGACAACATCGACGCGGAGCTCGGCCCCGACGTCACCGCTCGGGTCCGGGTGCTGCGGGCGCGCGACGGCGACCCCGCCGAGCTGGCCGCGCAGCTGTGGGACCTGCCCGCCTGGGCACAGGCCGGGCACCGGTTGCTCGACGACATGGCCGCCGCGCCGGACATTCCCGGCCGTTTCGTGGTGGCCGCCGCGACCGTCCGGCACCTGCTCACCGACCCGGTCCTGCCCGACGAACTCCTGCCGGCCGACTGGCCCGGGGGCCGGCTGCGGGCGGCCTACCATGACTTCGCCGCTGAGCTGCTGCGGCGGCGCGAACCACTATGTGCGGAGGCGAGATGA
- a CDS encoding crotonase/enoyl-CoA hydratase family protein, with translation MTHAIRPVDFDNLKTMTYEVTDRVARITFNRPEKGNAIVADTPLELSALVERADLDPNVHVILVSGRGEGFCAGFDLSAYADRTGSAGGTGAYAGTVLDGKTQAVNHLADQPWDPMIDYQMMSRFVRGFSSLMHADKPTVVKIHGYCVAGGTDIALHADQVIAAADAKIGYPPTRVWGVPAAGLWAHRLGDARAKRLLFTGDCITGAQAAEWGWAVEAPDPADLDERTERLVERIAAVPVNQLIMVKLALNSALLQQGVATSRMVSTVFDGVARHTPEGHAFVADAVEHGFREAVRHRDEPFGDHGRRASGV, from the coding sequence ATGACTCACGCGATCAGGCCGGTCGACTTCGACAACCTGAAGACGATGACCTATGAGGTCACCGACCGGGTCGCCCGGATCACGTTCAACCGGCCGGAGAAGGGCAACGCGATCGTCGCGGACACGCCGCTGGAGCTCTCGGCGCTGGTGGAGCGCGCCGACCTCGACCCGAATGTGCACGTCATCCTGGTGTCCGGTCGCGGCGAGGGATTCTGCGCGGGTTTCGACTTGAGCGCCTACGCCGATCGCACCGGCTCGGCCGGCGGCACCGGCGCGTACGCGGGCACCGTGCTGGACGGAAAGACCCAGGCGGTCAACCATCTGGCGGATCAGCCGTGGGACCCGATGATCGATTACCAGATGATGAGCCGCTTCGTGCGAGGCTTTTCCAGCCTCATGCACGCCGACAAGCCCACGGTGGTCAAGATCCACGGCTACTGCGTGGCCGGGGGCACCGACATCGCGCTGCACGCCGACCAGGTGATCGCCGCCGCCGACGCCAAGATCGGCTACCCGCCCACCCGGGTGTGGGGCGTGCCGGCGGCCGGCCTGTGGGCGCACCGGCTCGGCGACGCGCGCGCGAAAAGGCTGCTGTTCACCGGCGATTGCATCACCGGCGCGCAGGCCGCCGAGTGGGGGTGGGCGGTCGAGGCGCCGGATCCGGCGGACCTCGACGAGCGCACCGAGCGGCTGGTCGAGCGGATCGCCGCGGTGCCGGTCAATCAGCTGATCATGGTCAAGCTCGCGCTGAATTCCGCCCTGCTGCAACAGGGTGTGGCCACCAGCAGGATGGTCAGCACGGTGTTCGACGGCGTCGCCCGGCACACGCCCGAGGGCCACGCGTTCGTCGCCGACGCGGTCGAGCACGGATTCCGTGAGGCGGTGCGGCATCGCGACGAACCCTTCGGCGACCACGGCCGCCGGGCGTCCGGGGTGTAG
- a CDS encoding acyl-CoA dehydrogenase family protein: protein MSDTHVVTNQVPPLEDHNPATSAVLIEALIREGGQWGLDEVNEVGALSASREAQRWGELADRNRPILHTHDRNGHRIDEVEYDPAYHELMRAAITHGMHAAPWADERPGAHVVRAAKTSVWTVEPGHVCPISMTYAVVPALRYNPELAKVYEPLLTSREYDPELRPATAKPGITAGMSMTEKQGGSDVRAGTTQATPNADGTYSLTGHKWFTSAPMCDIFLVLAQAPGGLSCFMLPRVLPDGTRNRMFLQRLKDKLGNHANASSEVEYDGAIAWLVGEEGRGVPTIIEMVNLTRLDCTLGSATSMRTGLTRAIYHAQHRKAFGAYLIDQPLMRNVLADLAVEAEAATMVAMRMAGATDKAVRGDETEALLRRIGLAASKYWVCKRSTPHAAEALECLGGNGYVEDSGMPRLYREAPLMGIWEGSGNVSALDTLRATATRPECVEVLFDEIAESAGQDPRLGNHVARLRADLANLETIAYRGRKVAEDICLALQGSLLVRHGHPAVAEAFLTTRLDRRWGGAFGTMPDGLDLAPILERALVKG, encoded by the coding sequence ATGTCGGACACCCATGTCGTCACCAACCAGGTCCCGCCCCTGGAAGACCACAACCCCGCCACCTCGGCGGTGCTCATCGAGGCCCTGATTCGCGAGGGAGGGCAGTGGGGCCTGGACGAGGTGAACGAGGTCGGCGCCCTGTCGGCCAGCCGCGAGGCGCAGCGCTGGGGCGAGCTCGCCGATCGCAACCGGCCCATCCTGCACACCCACGACCGCAACGGTCACCGGATCGACGAGGTCGAATACGACCCGGCGTACCACGAGCTGATGCGCGCGGCGATCACCCACGGCATGCACGCCGCGCCCTGGGCCGACGAGCGGCCGGGTGCGCACGTCGTGCGGGCCGCCAAGACCTCGGTGTGGACGGTCGAACCGGGGCACGTCTGCCCGATCTCGATGACGTATGCCGTGGTGCCCGCGCTGCGCTACAACCCCGAGCTAGCCAAGGTCTACGAGCCGCTGCTGACCTCCCGCGAATACGACCCGGAACTCCGGCCGGCCACCGCCAAGCCCGGCATCACGGCGGGCATGTCGATGACCGAGAAGCAGGGCGGCTCCGACGTGCGCGCCGGCACCACGCAGGCCACCCCCAACGCCGACGGCACCTACAGCCTGACGGGCCACAAGTGGTTCACCTCGGCGCCGATGTGTGACATCTTCCTGGTGCTCGCGCAGGCGCCCGGAGGGTTGTCGTGCTTCATGCTGCCGCGCGTGCTGCCCGACGGCACCCGCAACCGGATGTTTTTGCAGCGCCTCAAGGACAAGCTCGGCAACCACGCCAACGCCTCGAGCGAGGTCGAATACGACGGCGCGATCGCGTGGCTGGTGGGCGAGGAGGGCCGCGGCGTGCCGACCATCATCGAGATGGTCAACCTCACCCGGCTGGACTGCACGCTGGGCAGCGCCACCAGCATGCGCACCGGTTTGACCCGCGCGATCTACCACGCCCAGCACCGAAAGGCCTTCGGCGCCTACCTCATTGACCAGCCGCTGATGCGCAACGTGCTGGCCGATTTGGCCGTCGAGGCGGAGGCGGCCACCATGGTCGCGATGCGGATGGCCGGCGCCACCGACAAGGCGGTGCGCGGCGACGAGACCGAGGCGCTGCTGCGCCGGATCGGCCTGGCCGCCAGCAAGTACTGGGTGTGCAAGCGCTCCACCCCGCACGCCGCCGAAGCCTTGGAATGCCTGGGCGGCAACGGCTATGTGGAGGACTCCGGCATGCCGCGGCTGTACCGGGAGGCGCCGCTGATGGGCATCTGGGAGGGCTCGGGCAACGTCAGCGCGCTGGATACGTTGCGCGCTACCGCAACTCGTCCCGAATGCGTCGAGGTGCTGTTCGACGAAATCGCCGAGAGCGCGGGCCAGGACCCGCGCCTGGGCAACCATGTCGCGCGGCTGCGCGCCGACCTGGCCAACCTGGAGACCATCGCCTACCGCGGCCGCAAGGTCGCCGAGGACATCTGCCTGGCGCTGCAGGGCTCGCTGCTGGTGCGCCACGGGCACCCCGCCGTCGCCGAGGCGTTCCTGACGACCCGGCTCGACCGCCGGTGGGGCGGCGCGTTCGGCACCATGCCCGACGGGCTCGACCTCGCGCCGATTCTCGAGCGTGCTCTAGTAAAGGGATGA
- a CDS encoding CE1 family esterase, translating to MLRRLATISGVVLVLAGCFPGVANAPTGFVTGTSVHHLKVGDLDRSYRLYKPAGVAASAPLVVMMHGVSGSAREAEKDYHWDGLADSGKFVVAYPDGLDHAWNVDGQTCCGRSGREGVDDVGFISAAVADIAKNVGIDTAKVYATGMSNGGIMSYTLACTTEIFAAIGPVAGTQLNACRTPHPMSVMHIHGTADELVPYGGGPGYSVINGPPVPNVNAFWRNVDQCGAPSATTDGPITTSTAGCADGRGVVLITVDHGDHEWPDFATRQLWDFFAAHPR from the coding sequence ATGCTGCGCCGGCTGGCCACGATCTCGGGTGTCGTCCTGGTGCTCGCGGGCTGCTTCCCCGGGGTCGCCAACGCGCCGACGGGCTTCGTGACCGGCACCAGCGTCCACCACCTCAAGGTCGGCGATCTCGATCGCAGCTATCGGCTGTACAAGCCCGCGGGAGTGGCGGCCTCGGCCCCGCTCGTGGTCATGATGCACGGCGTGTCGGGAAGCGCCAGGGAAGCCGAAAAGGACTACCACTGGGACGGTTTGGCCGATTCGGGCAAGTTCGTCGTCGCCTACCCGGACGGCCTCGACCACGCCTGGAACGTCGACGGCCAAACCTGCTGCGGCCGGTCCGGGCGAGAAGGCGTGGATGACGTCGGTTTCATCAGCGCGGCCGTCGCCGACATCGCCAAGAACGTCGGCATCGACACCGCGAAGGTCTATGCCACCGGCATGAGCAACGGCGGCATCATGTCCTACACGCTGGCCTGCACCACGGAGATCTTCGCCGCGATCGGCCCGGTCGCGGGCACCCAGCTGAACGCCTGCCGCACGCCGCATCCGATGTCGGTCATGCACATTCACGGCACCGCGGACGAGCTGGTGCCCTACGGCGGCGGACCGGGCTACAGCGTGATCAACGGCCCGCCCGTGCCGAACGTGAACGCCTTCTGGCGCAACGTCGATCAGTGCGGCGCCCCGTCGGCCACCACCGACGGCCCGATCACCACCTCGACCGCGGGATGCGCCGACGGTCGCGGGGTCGTGCTCATCACGGTCGACCACGGCGACCACGAGTGGCCCGACTTCGCGACGCGACAACTGTGGGACTTCTTCGCCGCGCACCCGCGCTGA
- a CDS encoding deoxyribonuclease IV yields the protein MLIGSHVHQDDPLAAAQADGADVVQFFLGNPQSWKKPKPRDDAEALKASTIPLYIHAPYLINVASANNRVRIPSRKILQDTCDAAAAINATAVIVHGGHADDNDMDAGFERWVKALDYLETDVPVYLENTAGGDHAMARHFDTIGRLWDHIGDKGIGFCLDTCHAWAAGEQLIDAVDRIKALTGRIDLVHCNDSRDAAGSGADRHANFGTGQIDPELLAAVVKAADAPVICETADEGRKDDIAFLREKTGG from the coding sequence GTGCTCATCGGTTCGCATGTCCACCAGGATGACCCGCTGGCCGCCGCGCAGGCCGACGGCGCCGACGTCGTCCAGTTCTTCCTCGGCAACCCGCAGAGCTGGAAGAAGCCCAAGCCGCGTGACGACGCCGAGGCGCTCAAGGCGTCGACCATCCCGCTCTACATCCACGCGCCCTACCTGATCAACGTGGCCTCGGCCAACAACCGGGTCCGCATCCCGTCGCGCAAGATCCTGCAGGACACCTGCGACGCGGCCGCGGCGATCAACGCGACGGCGGTGATCGTGCACGGCGGCCACGCCGACGACAACGACATGGACGCCGGCTTCGAACGGTGGGTCAAGGCCCTGGACTACCTGGAAACGGACGTGCCGGTCTACCTGGAGAACACCGCCGGCGGCGACCACGCGATGGCCCGCCACTTCGACACCATCGGCCGGCTGTGGGATCACATCGGCGACAAGGGAATTGGGTTCTGCCTGGACACCTGCCACGCCTGGGCCGCCGGCGAGCAGCTGATCGACGCGGTCGACCGCATCAAGGCGCTGACCGGCCGCATCGACCTGGTGCACTGCAACGACTCGAGGGACGCGGCGGGCTCCGGCGCCGACCGGCACGCCAACTTCGGCACCGGCCAGATCGATCCCGAGCTGCTCGCCGCGGTGGTCAAGGCCGCCGACGCCCCGGTGATCTGCGAAACCGCCGACGAGGGCCGCAAGGACGACATCGCGTTCCTGCGGGAGAAAACGGGCGGCTGA